Proteins from one Chitinophaga oryzae genomic window:
- the panD gene encoding aspartate 1-decarboxylase: MQIEILKCKIHRAVVTEANLQYVGSITIDEDLMDAAGLIEYEKVQVLNVNNGERLETYVIKGKRGSGVICMNGPAARLVAPGDVVIIISYATMDFEEAKKYTPIAIFPKEGNKL, encoded by the coding sequence ATGCAAATAGAAATATTAAAGTGTAAGATCCACCGCGCGGTAGTCACAGAAGCGAACCTGCAGTATGTCGGAAGTATTACGATAGATGAAGACCTGATGGATGCCGCCGGCCTGATCGAATACGAAAAAGTACAGGTCCTGAACGTTAACAACGGTGAAAGACTGGAAACGTATGTGATCAAAGGCAAAAGAGGCTCCGGCGTAATCTGCATGAATGGCCCCGCCGCCCGTCTCGTAGCTCCCGGTGATGTTGTGATTATTATTTCCTATGCCACCATGGACTTTGAAGAAGCGAAGAAATATACGCCTATTGCCATCTTCCCCAAAGAAGGGAACAAATTGTAA